Below is a window of bacterium DNA.
GGGGCTCGGCGCGGGACCGCCGTGCAGGACATCGTCGAACGCCTCGGCGAGCGCGCCCGCGTGCGCGTAACGCGCGCCCGGCGCGTCGTCCGTGGCGAACTTGATGAGGTCGGCGACCGCGGGCGGATATTCGCCGACGATCGGCACATCCGTCACGTGGCGGCCGGGGTGGCGAAGCGTGACCAGGCGATAGAGCACCTTGCCCATCGTGTAGGTATCGCTCGCGGCGCTGACGGCGCGCGCGTCGGAGATTTCGGGTGCGAGGTACTCGCGGAAATCCATGACGCTGATGTCGTCCGGTTCGATCGCCGGCAGCACCGCGTGCATGAGCCCGAGATCGGCGACCGCGAGCCCTTGCGGGCTGACGAACATGTTTTTCGGGACGAGATCCAGATGCGGCAGATCGAAACCCGCGGCGGACAGCGCCTTCGCGGCGTGCTCGAGCGCCTGCCTTGCCTGCTTGACGGGAATGCCGCGTGTGCGCGCGGCGGGAATCGTGGCCTCGAGCGCGGACTCGAGGGTGCGCGCCTTCATCCACGGGAGCTTCAGGAATAACAGGTCGTGATCGCGCCCGTACTCCAGAACGGAGACGACATTCTCGTGGCGAACGCCGGAGAGCCGCCGGGCGAGCGCCTCCAGGCGCGGGCCGACATCCGGATGACCGGAGAAACGCGGATAGACGGTCTTGATCGCGAAGTGCTTGCCGGTGCCGGTGTCGAGCACCTGGTAGACGCGGCCGATGTTGCCGCGGCCGACGACGCGCTCGACCTTGTAGCGGCCGGCGATCGTTTCGCCCACGGCGAAGATCTTTTCGAAGACGCCGCGCTTGCCCTCGAGGCGGGCCTCGAGAAGGTCAAGAGTTTCGTCGGCGAGAAAATCGTCCACGCACCCCTCCGCGTCCGTTCAACATCCCGCCCGCGCGGCGCGAGGCGCGCACGGGTCCGGCGGCGCTTCCATTATAGGAATCGCGCCCGAGAAGTCGAAATACCGCGCCGGCCCGCCGCGACGCAAGCCCGCGCTTCTTGCTTCCGTTTCGGCTGTCCCGGCGAAAACATTAGATATTGTCGTCAGGTTCCCATGTCGTAGCGGTTCAAATAGTCGTGCTGCTCGGCGGTGAGCGTGTCGATATGGACGTTCATCGCCGCGAGTTTGAGCCGCGCGACCTTCTCGTCGATGTCCCGGGGTACCGGATAGACCTTCTTTTCGAGCGACGGCTTTTCGCCGGCGAGCCACTCGAGGGTGAGCGCCTGGTTCGCGAAGCTCATGTCCATCACCGCGCTGGGATGGCCTTCCGCCGCGGACAGATTCACGAGGCGTCCTTCGGCCAGCACGTAGATGCGTTTCCCGCCGGCGAGCTCGAACTCCTCGACGAACGGCCGCACGATGCGCCTTGCGACGGCGGCTTCGGCGAGGCGGTCGAGATCGAGTTCCACGTTGAAGTGGCCGGAGTTCGCCACGATCGCGCCGTCCTTCATGGCCTCGAAGTGCTCAAGCGCGATGACGTGAATGTCGCCGGTGAGCGTGCAGAAGAAATCGCCGAGCGGCGCGGCTTCGGCGATCGGCATCAGGCGGAAGCCGTCCATCTTCGCCTCGAGCGCGCGCAGCGGATCGACCTCGCACACGATGACGCTCGCGCCAAGGCCGCGCGCGCGTTCGGCGACGCCGCGCCCGCACCAGCCGTAGCCGGAGACGACGAACGTGGATCCGGCGATCAGGCGGTTGGTCGCGCGGATCATGCCGTCGATGGTGCTCTGACCGGTGCCGTAGCGGTTGTCGAACATGTGCTTGGTGCGCGCGTCGTTGACCGCGACGATTGGAAAACCGAGCACGCCGTCGGCGGCCATGGCGCGCAGGCGGATGACGCCCGTCGTCGTTTCCTCCGTGCCGGCGGTGACGTTCGCCATCAGCTCCTTGCGTTCGGTGTGCAGCACGTTCACCAGGTCCGCGCCGTCGTCCATCGTCACCCGCGGCTTGAGGTCGAGCGCCTGATTCAGGTGGCGATAATAGGTTTTGGAATCCTCGCCCTTGATCGCGAACACCTTGATGCCGTGATCGCGCGCGAGGTAGGCCGCCGCGTCGTCCTGCGTGGAGAGCGGGTTGGACGCGCAAAGCGCCACGTCGGCGCCGCCGGCGGCGAGTGTGATGGCGAGATTCGCCGTCTCCGTCGTCACGTGCAGGCACGCGGCGACGGTCAGCCCCGCCAGCGGCTTTTCGGTCGCGAACCGCTCGCGGATGCCGGCCAGCACCGGCATGGACTGCGCGGCCCATTCGGTGCGGTCGCGGCCGAGATCGGCCTGGTTGATGTCCTTCACATCGTAATCAGCCATGGATTCCTCGCGATACGCGGCAAAAGGCCACGAAGTTTTGACGGCCCGGACGCCGATCCGGTTCCCCCTCCGGCGCGAGCCTTGTTTTGATTTCCGGGCGCGGCGGCAAAGGCTGCCGCGCCAAAGCGATTTCGATTGTTAAGGAAAGGCGCGCCCGTCACGCGGACTGCGTCAGATCCGTCGTCAGGTCCGCTGTCAGGTTTGCTGCGTCGCGAAGCGCGTCGATCTTGTCCGTGCGCTCCCACGTGAACGATTCCTCCGACCGGCCGAAGTGACCGTACGCGGCGGTCGCCCGGAAGCGGGGCTTCAGCAGATCGAGATCGCGGATGATCTCCGCGGGCTTGAGCGGAAACGTGGCGAAGACGAGATTCGAAATTTCCCGGTCCTCGATCTGTCCCGTGCCGAAGGTGTTGACGAGGATCGACACCGGCGACGCGACGCCGATGACGTAGGCGAGCTGGATCTCGCACCGGGTCGCGAGGCCGGAGGCGACGATATTCTTGGCGATGTAACGCGCCAGATACGCCGCGGATCGATCGACCTTCGAGGGATCCTTGCCCGAAAACGCGCCGCCGCCGTGCCGCCCCATGCCGCCGTAAGTGTCCACGATGATCTTGCGCCCGGTGAGGCCGCAGTCGCCCATCGGCCCGCCGACCACGAAACGCCCGGTCGCGTTGATGTGGAAGATCGTGTCCCGGGTGATAAGCTCCGCGGGCAGCTCTCTCTTGATGACCTCTTCCATCACGCTCTCGACGACCTGCTCGTGCGTCGCCTCCGGCGCGTGCTGCGTCGCGATGACGACGGTGTGGATGTATTTCGGCACGCCGTTCTCGTAGAAGATCGTCACCTGGCTTTTGCCGTCGGGCCGAAGAAACGGCACGCGGCCGTCCTTGCGCGCGGTCGCCAGGCCCCGGCTAAGCGCGTGCGCGTAGTGGATCGGCGCGGGCATGTATTCCGGCGTCTCGTCGCAGGCGTATCCGAACATCAGGCCCTGATCGCCCGCGCCCTGTTCCATGTGCAGGCCGCGCCCCTGGTCCACGCCCTGCGCGATGTCGGGGCTTTGCTTGTCGAGCGCGGTCAGCACCGCGCAGGTATCGGCGTCAAAGCCCATCGAGGAATCGACGTAGCCGATCTCGCGGATGGTATCGCGCGCGATCTTCTGGAAATCGCAGACGTGCGTCGTGGTGACTTCGCCGGCCAGAACCACAAGGCCGGTGTTGACGAGCGTTTCGCAGGCGACGCGCCCGGAAGGATCGTGCGTGAGGATTTCGTCGAGCACGGAATCGGAAACCTGGTCGGCCATCTTGTCGGGATGGCCCTCGGTGACGGACTCGGACGTAAACAGGAATGATTTTCCGGACATTCTGACTCCCCGGACCCCTTGAAGGTCCGCTCGTGATGCCTCGTTTTTTGGACGGACACCCGTTTAGGCGTTAAGGCGCACCACCCGCGGCCCCGCGGCGGCGCGTTTAGAAAAAGTCGAATGATTTTACACGCGCGGGGTATCGGGCGCAAACGTCGGGATTTGGCGAGAAAATCGGTGCCCCGTGCCCGTGCCCAAATCAAATCATGGCAAGGACGTCTAGCCTGAAAAGTCATCGCAGGATCGCGGCGACTTCCGTTAGCGCCGGTGAAGTTCGTCCCGCGTCCAGGTCACCCGATCGCCGGTGCCAAGATCAAATCCCCTTTCGAGCCGTTTTCGGATACGGGCAGCGGCCCTGCGGTATTCGTGATCGTCCCGGACCATCGTCTTGAGATAATCGGCGAGCATCGCGGAAACGGACATCCCCTTTTCGGCGGGCATCCGCCGCGCCTGATCGAGCAAGTCCTTGGGCATCGAAACGGTGACTTTTTTACGATCGCGCATGCCGCATCGTTCCCGAATTGGGGTACGCCACAATATATC
It encodes the following:
- a CDS encoding protein kinase → MDDFLADETLDLLEARLEGKRGVFEKIFAVGETIAGRYKVERVVGRGNIGRVYQVLDTGTGKHFAIKTVYPRFSGHPDVGPRLEALARRLSGVRHENVVSVLEYGRDHDLLFLKLPWMKARTLESALEATIPAARTRGIPVKQARQALEHAAKALSAAGFDLPHLDLVPKNMFVSPQGLAVADLGLMHAVLPAIEPDDISVMDFREYLAPEISDARAVSAASDTYTMGKVLYRLVTLRHPGRHVTDVPIVGEYPPAVADLIKFATDDAPGARYAHAGALAEAFDDVLHGGPAPSP
- the ahcY gene encoding adenosylhomocysteinase encodes the protein MADYDVKDINQADLGRDRTEWAAQSMPVLAGIRERFATEKPLAGLTVAACLHVTTETANLAITLAAGGADVALCASNPLSTQDDAAAYLARDHGIKVFAIKGEDSKTYYRHLNQALDLKPRVTMDDGADLVNVLHTERKELMANVTAGTEETTTGVIRLRAMAADGVLGFPIVAVNDARTKHMFDNRYGTGQSTIDGMIRATNRLIAGSTFVVSGYGWCGRGVAERARGLGASVIVCEVDPLRALEAKMDGFRLMPIAEAAPLGDFFCTLTGDIHVIALEHFEAMKDGAIVANSGHFNVELDLDRLAEAAVARRIVRPFVEEFELAGGKRIYVLAEGRLVNLSAAEGHPSAVMDMSFANQALTLEWLAGEKPSLEKKVYPVPRDIDEKVARLKLAAMNVHIDTLTAEQHDYLNRYDMGT
- the metK gene encoding methionine adenosyltransferase → MSGKSFLFTSESVTEGHPDKMADQVSDSVLDEILTHDPSGRVACETLVNTGLVVLAGEVTTTHVCDFQKIARDTIREIGYVDSSMGFDADTCAVLTALDKQSPDIAQGVDQGRGLHMEQGAGDQGLMFGYACDETPEYMPAPIHYAHALSRGLATARKDGRVPFLRPDGKSQVTIFYENGVPKYIHTVVIATQHAPEATHEQVVESVMEEVIKRELPAELITRDTIFHINATGRFVVGGPMGDCGLTGRKIIVDTYGGMGRHGGGAFSGKDPSKVDRSAAYLARYIAKNIVASGLATRCEIQLAYVIGVASPVSILVNTFGTGQIEDREISNLVFATFPLKPAEIIRDLDLLKPRFRATAAYGHFGRSEESFTWERTDKIDALRDAANLTADLTTDLTQSA
- a CDS encoding type II toxin-antitoxin system CcdA family antitoxin, whose translation is MRDRKKVTVSMPKDLLDQARRMPAEKGMSVSAMLADYLKTMVRDDHEYRRAAARIRKRLERGFDLGTGDRVTWTRDELHRR